Part of the Spinacia oleracea cultivar Varoflay chromosome 5, BTI_SOV_V1, whole genome shotgun sequence genome, AGTATTGAAGAGAGTCTCGAGCTAGAATCTTGGGATAATGTGGTAAAAAACTACGGCCAGTCTtgaagtgagtttgaaaatccaagatTCATTTAAGACTACACTTTTTCtcaaaccaaatcaaattatGCCACATCATCCTACTTTATCCTATTTAATTATCTTTTTTTAGGAGTTTAGTTGAGTCTAGAGCGAGTTTGGGGATAATGTGTAAAAGTAGGGAGAGTTGTGTGAGTCTGAATAATGAAAAAGTATGTAAAAATTAGTGAAAAACTGATGTAACAGAGTTTGAAGATTGGGGTTGAGTCGAGGGATAAACTACTCTTACCACCTAACTCAAGCTTCATCTCTGAACTTCTCAGACTCAGAATAGTAACAAGAAGATGATCTACTATGTTATAACTTTCACATGACTCGGTTTTTGTTaataattttgttgattttgttaAGTATGATTGGAAATGTAACCAAATTATCTTGTTGATAAGGCCATCCCTTTCAATGTAGTTATTGATCACTTGTCGTGTGGCACAACGTGCAATTATGCATCAGCTTGATTGACATTAGTGACAAGCTAATCACTCTATTATGGCCTGAATCACGTATTGTAATTAAAGGAAAGTTGAAAACAGTCCCTCGTTTGCATGTTGCCTTTCCATTTCACCACCCAAGCATTGTAGAAAGTGGATGTTGAAGTGCTCTTCTCTTAACTTTTGAATTGACATTTTTGCTTCAGCATACCATTGTCTTGTCCTTGTTGTTTGTGGAAACCCACATGACATTTAAGCTTTAATTATGCTGATAATCCCATTTGTTATGATCATGTTAAAGATCCTTGTCTGCAAATATTATCTGGGACCCTTAAAATCACTTCAGATATGTGAAAATCAAATGAATAAAACGCACATACCCTTAGATTAGACATCGATAGGTCGTCCCAATTAATTTTTAGCTCTTTTAAGTTGGTGATTTGAGAATAGTTTAAGGTAAGATTATTGAATTTCCTAACTTAGGTTAAGCGGTAAAGTTGACCTTCAAGGAATGGTAGTATGGTACCCAAGGTCTATAAATCTTGCCGGACATGGAAATGTGTACAAGTATTAAACTCGCTTAGTTTAAGATGGAAATGTCTAACATAAAGTGCTAAAGAGTACGGTATATTGACATGGACATGGCCATGTTACTAAATTTGAGAATTGAATTCTCTTTGAGCTGCAAATGGAATAGGCGCGGCTAACATTcaacaaaatatttaatttaccaTTGTTTGGTATTTTCTTTTGTAACTCCATATCAACTTATCATGTATTTTCAACATATTTTCATCGGTATAATTAGTGCTATACTATGTTAGCCGTTTGGAGATTTTGACTCGCATGCGTAACATTCCATACAATCTCTTAGTGCCCCTTCATAAGTTCATATATTTATGTTTGGTACATACTACATAGTACAAGGAGATGACACACTTTTACATTGTTGCTTACATAGGTCATATGGAACCCTATCCTCCTAACATGTTCTATGAAGAACAATTGtttgaggtacttttttttttttagtatttttataaaaatgtgAGAGTAGGTGTATGGTGTGTGATTCATGAAGATCAAAAATGAGAATCAATCCATGTGCTCACACAATCATGATTTTTACTTCTACAAAATTTGTTGaaactttttattttaatttcactttaattatttgtatgtttGTGTATATTTGGCCAAGTTTCAACTTTCTTGTGATGGTCCTTCATTTCTTCTTTCACCTGATTTTTGGAAATGAAATCTTAGGATTCTTGACATGTTGCCACGTCTCAAACCCTCCCCCAATCTCTTTGCAACAACTTACCAATTATTAAGAACACACTACTTTTGTGTAGTTTTTActttgttttttaaagattgcTTTTAATGTCTATAAAaggtgtttgattttttttctatgGTTTAGGACTTTAGGTATGTATGTATTATAGTGTTATAGGTTATacatttgctaaaataaattAGGTTTGAATGCACGAAACGTGTTAAGGTACAAGACACGCGAGTTTGACATGTGACTATGTGAGCCTCTATAGTTTTACACGTGCCCAACTCTATCAATCATGAATGGAGTATAAATTTAACAAGATGACTCGTATTTTGACAACTGTTTGCAGCAAAAATTATTTTGACGAGAGGTGAAGCTTAtttggcaaatgactttttattGACCATTTATTGCTTGCTCGCTTTTTCGTTTAGTCAAACGTGTAAAACATATGTTTGGTAAATGATTTTTGAGCTAGAAAAGAACAATATACTTTTAGTAGCTTTTAAACCATGAAGTTGTTAAAAACATTCAAATTAACCTGATTTTGCCAAACATGATTTTAAACAAATAATaaaaggtcacacaaataatatACGAACCGTCAGTCAAAAGAACAGACGGCCAACTGCTACAAGATTGTTATGTGAGGAATGATAATTTCATTTACGCAAATTCATTTGACATATACTTTGGAACATTAATACGGATGTCAAATCGGATCATCGGCTCGTCACAGATTAGGTCTAATCGGATAATGTTTTATATGGGGTCATCGTGCCATGCAAATTTAATATGCAttttttcacaaattcttatttacaagtagTGGtgtataattaatattttacacTGGAGTAAaatttaactcaaaatgcttaaaagttaaaagttaagcttatatacggagtatgtaaaagttatttaatttttaatgataaattttttcattttaataaaacttatttcttcaaaatcactaataatgtataaaattaatcatttaaccctttaaaaattttatctatcaacttttttttttttgctaatataaaagttaatcaaaactaggttaaagttacaaaaaaaaatgggtaaaaatatcttggtgtacaataaatttattgtacaccttatgcgCGCAATACCTTTTGGTATTATTTTGAGTTACTTTGATTTGTGGGGTTTGACAGCCCTACTGGTATTACTGTATTAGTGTATGACTTTATGAGCATTGAGCAGTTTGCTTGGTGTTTTACTCTTCCATAGTTCCATAGGCTTAGTAATTTCAGGGCCAGAAGAAAATGGGCCACGAACTTGAATGAAGCTTATAATTTACATAAACAGCCCAACAAAACTTGAAAATTTGTTGGTCTTGCAAATTTGCAATATTGACCAACTTGCAAGCTGGACCGGTGGTGCACTGTGGTCTGTGCAGTGTGCACGGGGCTTCTAATGGAGAGACTTATATGTTTTGACTTTTGATAAGAGGGATAAACCAGGGGTATCAAATCGGTTCATCGGTTGGTTACAGGTCAGATATAATCGGATAATGTAGTCGGTCATTGTGCGTATGCGGATTAAATGTGTGAATTTTTTTTCCAGGTCACTTCGATTTTGGTCAGAAATCGGTTGGATCAGGTTAGTTTTTGACAGGTGTAAACCGTAGAGGCCACTACGCCGCGGACTAGGCCAATGCTTATTTACCGTATATAGAGATGACCAACGAGACCGGTTGTGTGGATCATGGATGAGTTTAATAGGCCATGGGTTGGGGATAGGTGACACACGACCGACACAGTAAAAGTCAGTGTGGGTTGGGTTGTGTGTTGCGTCGGAAAAAATGGACACATTACGAGTGAGTTTGGACATTTGGGCCTGATGTGGCTCCGATGGATCAGGTGATCTAGTGGTTTGGTGAGTCTAGACGGATTTCGGAAGCTGATGTGGGTCAAGTGGGTCTGGTCGGTTTGAATGATTACttaatcattaaaaaattcaaaattcatatgaacttaattaattaacttttatgTTATTGGCATACTCACATAAATGTTGTCAATATATATctaaacaataaaattaaaatatattagcaTTTGAAACATACAAAATAGTTTAAATCATGATGGTGGGTTGAATGGGTCACATGCATGGTTAGGTGTATTGGGATTCTTGTGTCGTTGTTCTGAGTTTGTGTGCCGAGTGAGTTGGGTTCATGTGTTGAGTGAGTCGTGTCGGGTTGGTTGGGTGGGTGGGTGGGTGAAATGGACGTGTTGCAAAAAATCAATCCCCGacacattaaataaatattcGAGTTCGGCGGATAATTGTGACTAGGTTCTAAATGGATCCACGTGACCCACTATGGGTTATGCCAGGGTGGGTTGGTCAGACCCAACTCACTAGTCATATCTAACCTACTAGTGAACCCTAATAGTAAACATTAAGAGCGGCATATATCATTTCCTAAGCAAAATAGATATTATTTTATTGGCTAGGTGTTTTTAATGTTTATGTTGATGGGTTGACCACTTGACCATGCAGTCAAGCTTCTAGACCATGTGTTAGACGTCATTGTGTTTTGGTTGTTCAGTTGCCGTTGGCGGACAAAAGCTTCAAGTACTATAACTATGAGTATATCTTAGTCGTATACACATTCTTGAAAAATAGACCAACAACTTCTAGATATCTACTAACGTTTTAAACATATTGTATTTGACTTCAACTCCTCTTAATTTAAACATATTTGTATTTGACTTCAATATCATGCAtccaaaacttgaatattgactATTAAGTGGtaaatttagaaaatataaGTAATAGGATAACtacttaaaataaataaaaaactaacTGAAGTTAAGTATTTTAAAGAATAACTaagattagttttttttttttttgcaagtagGGCCACATGACCCCATTTAAACCcgggaaatgataaatccaaggaaaattttacttcttccaaggaaatccaaattttttaaagttgatttccttggaagaagtgaaattcttccttggatttatcgtTTCCCTTTAAACCCTCTCCCTCCGCAACTGCAACTAACTAAAATCCACGAGTACATTTTCAAGCGTTTTTTTACTCATTTGgtcaattttatttttgcaaaattTTAAATGAGCTTAAAAATACTGTTAAAATATACATGTGAAGTCGTGACAAATGAAAGCGTCGAAATAAAGATGATTATGAGTCAGGTCGTGCTTCGTGCCCAACTCACGTGTTTTAGGCCTGAACGGGGCCGACCAACACCAAGTTCACTTGTATTGTGTCGAGATGGGTTAGGCCGAAAGTTTCAAAAGGGGGGGTCCAAGCACGGCCCAAGACCATGTGCCCTCGTGTCGGGCCGGACCTTCGTGCCAAAGCTTAATTTTGATGTAGAGAGAGCCACAAAGGTCAAAGCAACAAATAATGTTGACGAGATTCGATTTCAAGTCTTGGGTACCACCCCCTCAAGAGTCAAGACTTTACCAACTAAGTTAATTGATATCCACATGCCTAAGCCTAATTTCACTTAATTTAACGTTTATGTTGTGTCAGGTCAGGTTGTATCATGTCTTATTGTGCTTTTAAAGAGAAATTATGGCCCGAGCCTAGCTCACGACCCACGATTTTGTGCTCCTGCTAAGCCGTATTATTTTCGTGTCTTTGTCAGATCGTGCTTTTTTCGTGTTGGGTTGTGTCGTGCTTCTAGAACATATTACATGCACCCGGGTGTACCGTGTGCACCCTCTCATGTTTTCTTTTTACAAgtgaggagaaaatgtgataGGGTCTACCAATGGACATATGAATACCATTCAATATACGATGCACCCGAAtacacctaataattttcaccgTGCTTCAGCACGACCCGGCCCAACTCAGCCCAGGGCCATCTTTACATCTAGATAACATTAGGGGGGAGAAAAAAAAACCTTCTACAGTTAGGACCCTCATTGATTACGTATCCTGATCAAAAGCAAACATTTTGAAGTGTAAATAAAAAAGTTGGCAAAAATCGAAAGCAATTTCGAGGAAACCTCTGATAGCATCAGAAGGTTCACATTAGGTAGAGTATTTTATTTGTATGACAACTCCTACGCGCAACATAATATTTATAATGTACAAAAACTTATATACTACACTCTTATATTACCCTTTATAAAACAAATTTCATAAAATAACAATATTTATATATTCCTTCCGTTTCGGAATattcgacccggtttgaccggtatAGAGTTtgagggacttgaattgacttatttaatttaataggtggtagttgatagtggggtattattttaatgtagttagtgggaaatgtgtaaaggggtggggttgggggagagtaggggttgaatttttaattattatttgtatagattagggggtaggtgggttaataggggtggagtgagaaataatataatattgttaaattatttccatttttagaaacaggtcaagtattaaaggACGGCCCGATAAAGAAAACagttcaagtattccgggacggagaaagtataaaatataataaatcatTAGTATGACAACTCCTACGCGCTATGGATCAGTACTCCATTCATCATAATCTACTCGCGCCAAAAATCAATTACAATGTCGATATACAATCAAAACAAGTAAAGCATAACGGCGGTCCAAGCTTTCTATTCAACACGCTTGAATTATTCCACCATATTATATACGCCCCTTTTACATTATATACAtatttatatataaataaatacggagtatcatCTAACACAATTTTTATTTCTAACAAAcaatttcttcttcttcttgttcAACTATCCTATCTTTCTCTTCAATATCCTTCGAAATTCTAAGTTAAGCTAAAAAAAAATGTCAGGGAACAATAACGAGACTTCATGGGCAGATCAATGGGATCCACAACCAGCTTACGGCGGCGGCCATGATTATAATGACAACAAAGCGAAGAAGAAGGGCGGCGACAATGGTTCCGGTGGCGGCGCAAAGAAGAAGGTTGAAGAAGGACTTGCTAAGACTAAGGATGTTGCTTCTACTGGTTTTAAGAAGGTCAAACAGGGTACTTCGTTTGGGTTCAATTGGATCAAAGACAAGTGCCAGAAAACCACCCAAAAAGAGTGATTCATTATAATTTTTGTTACAAACCCatgttattttatttatgaTCTTAATTAATCTTTATCGTTAATTAGAATTCATATATATGTGTATATTATATGATTTGATTTGAATCTTTCAAGGTTGATCTTACTTGGTTTTTGTATatcttttggatttgattttttattttgatgacGATTTTTTGAGTATTTGTAACGTacagttttcaattttcagttcacttttttttctttttatttatctttagttattttttgtgTAGAAATACAAAACGGTGTTCTCTACGGACAGTTTTGTTGTTGTTcctgaattttaatttgatttgcaTATTCCATCTAGTGGAGTAATATTCACCATAATCTTCAATATCAAGAGTTTTGACCCGACAATGCTCGAGTTCAACTCGATCAAAtccaaatttattatttatgattaAAAAAATGATGTTGAGTAAATTATTGATATGTCACCTGGCCACCTGGGTATATTTGTAGTTTACTATTAAGACATTTTCCTTAGGATGATATTGtgaatattattattatggtgattttgtgaatattataATGTATGTAATTAAGATTGAGTAGGTTATGTAAAGAGGTATGTTGGCCAATACGGAGTATTTCAGTTTGAATAGGTGTGTGAAATTATGTACTCCTATTTACAcgttaatttgtttttttttaaaggtaagATGAATAATACATTAAAAGCCCCTTCGGTCGAGACTCATTCCTAAGTAATCACTACAGAGAATAGAAAACAACCGCGGGCTATATCAAAGATCTATATACATTTTATCACTGATTATATGCCCAACATTAGCAATCCAGTCGTGTCGTCTGCTCTATTAGCTTCTCTGAAAATATGCTTGATGTCCCACATGTCGAACGAGAGAAGGAGTGGGCAAAGCCCATTCATATTACTCTAAGGGACGTTGGGTGTGGAAAATAACAGTCATATGCGGTCCATATTGTTGTCCCTTATGGTTTAGTTCTACACATTTTTTGGGTGAGAAATGTGGGTCAACTGGTCAAGCCCATTCAATTGATAAGAAAATGCACAAATTTCCAAGATAAAAAAAACAGGAAACTTCTACACATTAAATCTTCGTAGGAATT contains:
- the LOC130460838 gene encoding uncharacterized protein → MSGNNNETSWADQWDPQPAYGGGHDYNDNKAKKKGGDNGSGGGAKKKVEEGLAKTKDVASTGFKKVKQGTSFGFNWIKDKCQKTTQKE